The segment AGATCGACGTGAATGCGTTGGCCATGCACCAACAGGACGATGCGCCCCTGGTCCTTGATTGCCTGACGCTCACCGACGCCGAGCAGCTGTTGATTCGCCACGCGCTGGACCGCAACGGGAATAACCTGCAGCGTGCGGCCGACGCCCTGGGCATTTCGCGCCAGGCGCTCTACCGTCGGCTCGACAAACAGCGATCAAGGTACCCGGACGAGGCTATCGAATGAGCCGGGGCGACCTTGGCTAGCTGGCAGGCCTCGCTGGCGTTTGCCCGGTCGCCCGCCGCAGGCGTGGTGCTGTGGGGCATCGGCTTCATGGCGCCCGTGGCCATGGCAGGCCTTGCGCTGGCGTCCGGGCCACCCGAGGTGCCGTGGGTGCGGGCCGTCCTGCTCGCGGCCGGTGTCGTCGGCTCGCTGCTGGTGGGTTGGGTGGGCGGCCGACGCATCCTGGATTCCCTGCGCACGGTGTCGGACCTGCTCGGCGCGCTTCGCGAGGGTGATTATGGCCTGCGCGGCCATGTCAGGCTGGGGCATGATCCCCTGCAGGCGCTGATCGCGGGCGTCAACGAACTCTCCGACGAACTGCGCCAGGGCCGGCTGGCGCGCACCGAGACCTCACGCTTCCTCGGGAAGACCCTGGTCGCGCTGCACAGCGCGGTCATCGTCGTCGATGAACAGGGCCGCATTCGCCTGATCAATCCGGCAGCCCGGCGCCTCGTGGGCGCGGAGCACAAGCTGGTGGTGGGAACCGAGCCGGCGGCCTGGGGCTTCGGCGAGGCCATGGCGTCCGCCGACGGATCGATCCTGACCCACACCTTCCCGTGTGCCACGGGCCGCTGGGCCGTGCGTCGTGCGGCGTGGTACAGCGATGGCCGCGAACACACGCTGGTGATGTTGCATGACCTCAGCGCGGCCCTAAGCGAAGAAGAACACCGTGCCTGGCAGCGCCTGATCCGCGTGCTGAGCCACGAACTGAACAACTCGCTCACCCCCATCGGCTCGCTGGCCGACACCCTTTCCAACCTGCTCGCCCGGCACGGCGCGGCCATCCCGCAGAAGGAGCTGCACGACGGCCTCGAAGCCATCGCCCGGCGTTCGGCGTCGCTGACCCGGTTCGTCGGGGGCTATGGCCGGCTGGCCCGTCTTCCGCCGCTGGCCTGGCAACCGTTCCGCCTGGACCTGTCGATCGCACGCGTAGCCCAGCTTGAGCAGCGCGTCCCCGTCGTGCTCGTCGGCCATGCCCCGCTTACCGTGGACGGCGACGAAGACCAGCTTGGCCAGGCGCTGGTCAACCTGCTGCGCAATGCGGCGGAGTCCGCGCTGTTCAATCACGGTGGGGTGCATATCGACTGGTTCATCCAGGGCGGGGAAGCGTGCGTGCGGCTGATCGACGACGGCATCGGCCTGCCGCTGACCGATTCACTGTTCGTGCCGTTCTTCACGACCAAACCGGAGGGGTCCGGGATCGGGCTGAGCCTTACGCGCCTGATCATCGAAGCGCATGGCGGCACCGTCGCCCTGGCCAATCGCACCGATGCGCCAGGGGCCGTCGCCACCGTCAGGCTCAAACTCGCCCGCCCGGGGGTGTCCGCCAGCGGACGCGCCCGTCCGGATCCGGACAGGCGGACTGACCGGAATTGAGTGAGCGGGGTGAAAAGTGCGCATATCGGTGCGCCTGGCGCCTTTACGGCAATCACCATGGATTGTTCCCCCGGCAAGGCCCGCACTAGATTCGCCCCGCACCCGCACTTCCCGTGGGTGCACGCACCGATCACGGAGAACGGCCATGCATCCCATCCTTGCTTTGCAGCACCTTGAGCTCGACGCCAACGCCGCACCCGGTATCGACACCAACATGGGCAGTTCGTACAGCGGGACGGGGTGCCTGGCTGGCCTTGCCGACACGGGCGACGCGTAACCAGCAAACGGGAGGCGAAGGCCCCGTACCGGCGTCCGGGCTGGTGCGGGAGCCGGGCCCGCACACCTGCCAGAGGAAGACAGGTCCATGGAGCGATACCGGCAGTTGTGGCCCTACACCGCCGTCGACCGCGAGTTCTTTGAGCCTTTTGCACGGCATCGCATCGACCCCGACGATTTCGAGTCGGTCGCACGCCGCCAGCTACCCGCCCACTGGGCGTTGCATCGGTCGGGTGTCTGGCTCCAGGCCATGCCGGACGGCTGCCGCCTGCCGACCCAGGGCTGGAAAATCCACGTCTCCTCGGTGGCATCCACCGCGCGGGTGGTGCTCGCGATCACCGTGGCGATCCTCGTCGCCAACGACACCGCCTTCAAGTTCGCCGGCGATCTTCGCCTGCTCGCCGCGATCAACGGCAAACGCTGGCCGCGTGGCGGTGCGGGAAAATTCATCACGGTGTACCCCGCCGACCTTCGCGTGTTCCGCCGCCTGCTCGACGACCTGGCCGCCGCGCTCGGCGGTTACGCCGGGCCGCACGTGCTTACCGACCGCCGCCATCCGGAATGCCCGATCGTCTCCTATCGCTACGGCGGCATCGTCAGTGACTACCGCATCGATGCCAGTGGCCGGCGCGAATGGCTGCTGCGCCGGCCCGACGGCGGCACCGAAGCGGACGACCGCGCGCCGGGCTACCGGGTACCCGACTGGCTGACCGATCCGCTGGGCACGGAGGCGACGCCTGACGTGGCGCCGTTGCTGGGTGGCGGGCGTTTCCGCCCGATCAAGGCCATGGCCTTCTCGGCGGCCGGCGGCATCTACCTGGCCGACGATCTGTTTGAAGGCCGGCGTGTCGTGATCAAGGAGGCGCGGCCGCACATCGGCGCCGCCGAAGCGGCGACGGCCAGCCTGCGCAAGGAGTTCCGCCTGCTTCGACGCCTGGCGCCGCTCGCCGTGGCGCCTCGCCCCATCGCCCACTTCCGCGAGTGGGAGCACAGCTTCCTCGCCGAGGAGATGCTTGAAGGCGACACGCTGCGGCTGTGGCTGGCCCGGCGCTATCCCGCGCTGCTTCCCGCGGCCACGCGCGCGGACGTCGCCCGCTTCTTCGACGACGTCTGCGCCGTGTTCACCCGCTTCGCGACCACGTTGCAGCGCGTGCACGCCGCCGGCATCTCGGTCGGGGACCTGTCGTTCCACAACGTCATCGTCGAGCCGTCGGGCGCCGTCCGCCTGATCGATCTCGAGACGGCGATCGAGGATGGCCTGGATCGTGTCGCCGACGTATGGACGCCTGGCTTCGCACCGGCGCATGCGCCGCGTGGCACGCACGCCCAGGCCATGGTCGCGGACCGCTACGCCTTTGGCGCGAACCTGTTTGCCGCGTGCGCGCCGGTGAATGCCCTCGTCGGCCTGGATAGCAGCGCCATGCCGCGCTTCCTGCAGCAGTTTGTCGGCGACATGGGTTATCCGCAGGCCTTTGCCGACGTGGTCATCGCGCTGACCCATGCGACGCCGGACCGGCGTCCCGATCCCGTCGAGGCGATGGCCGTGCTGTGCGCCGCCGTGGCGACGATGTCGCGCGACGAGGTTGCCGTGCCCCACCGC is part of the Luteibacter pinisoli genome and harbors:
- the lanKC gene encoding class III lanthionine synthetase LanKC — protein: MERYRQLWPYTAVDREFFEPFARHRIDPDDFESVARRQLPAHWALHRSGVWLQAMPDGCRLPTQGWKIHVSSVASTARVVLAITVAILVANDTAFKFAGDLRLLAAINGKRWPRGGAGKFITVYPADLRVFRRLLDDLAAALGGYAGPHVLTDRRHPECPIVSYRYGGIVSDYRIDASGRREWLLRRPDGGTEADDRAPGYRVPDWLTDPLGTEATPDVAPLLGGGRFRPIKAMAFSAAGGIYLADDLFEGRRVVIKEARPHIGAAEAATASLRKEFRLLRRLAPLAVAPRPIAHFREWEHSFLAEEMLEGDTLRLWLARRYPALLPAATRADVARFFDDVCAVFTRFATTLQRVHAAGISVGDLSFHNVIVEPSGAVRLIDLETAIEDGLDRVADVWTPGFAPAHAPRGTHAQAMVADRYAFGANLFAACAPVNALVGLDSSAMPRFLQQFVGDMGYPQAFADVVIALTHATPDRRPDPVEAMAVLCAAVATMSRDEVAVPHRTTHPAPAEGVSDRLFAYVDMHAAEPRPDRFVPAGPEVFDTHPYGIAHGAAGVLHGYLRSGRRPPANLLPWLVAGIRAGDERGAGLMGGDAGIAWALLDAGEHVLAASLLQASPLDGVMRRRAGRDSGMAGWAMARLKAWHATGERAYLTDAIDAGDCLLACAHDTDGALHWPDGQRQPLGLGEGASGVALFLLHLHRATGEGRFIDAACAAMDFDLRHAVTGPDGVPSWPACVGDATVLPYLGEGTAGVLAVAARLYAGTGEARYREAILAAERDLFRRHAIRPGLFDGLAGLGETLLDLAAFLPDRAALYRDHALRVACGIEPFLLPRGAHLAVPGTELVRISCDLATGNVGVAAFLHRLAHGGMASFMLDEALSVATHGQRVAA
- a CDS encoding sensor histidine kinase; the protein is MASWQASLAFARSPAAGVVLWGIGFMAPVAMAGLALASGPPEVPWVRAVLLAAGVVGSLLVGWVGGRRILDSLRTVSDLLGALREGDYGLRGHVRLGHDPLQALIAGVNELSDELRQGRLARTETSRFLGKTLVALHSAVIVVDEQGRIRLINPAARRLVGAEHKLVVGTEPAAWGFGEAMASADGSILTHTFPCATGRWAVRRAAWYSDGREHTLVMLHDLSAALSEEEHRAWQRLIRVLSHELNNSLTPIGSLADTLSNLLARHGAAIPQKELHDGLEAIARRSASLTRFVGGYGRLARLPPLAWQPFRLDLSIARVAQLEQRVPVVLVGHAPLTVDGDEDQLGQALVNLLRNAAESALFNHGGVHIDWFIQGGEACVRLIDDGIGLPLTDSLFVPFFTTKPEGSGIGLSLTRLIIEAHGGTVALANRTDAPGAVATVRLKLARPGVSASGRARPDPDRRTDRN